In the Populus trichocarpa isolate Nisqually-1 chromosome 1, P.trichocarpa_v4.1, whole genome shotgun sequence genome, one interval contains:
- the LOC18094428 gene encoding trihelix transcription factor ENAP1 yields MEDLIESSSVTPSTAPHSRSLPIREDCWSEEATSTLVDAWGRRYLELNRGNLRQKDWQDVADTVNALHGHTKKTHRTDVQCKNRIDTIKKKYKIEKSRVVSSNGTLTSSWPFFERLDALIGSNFNSSIKKPPSPSLSPSPPVALPLHPSYRRTPPVSSTPPPQPAALAVALPQKRTLPVDDGGYFRRNYSAMAAAAAAQESDSEEEEEEEEEEEFEAGERESVEEDGEGEGIKRLARAVERFGEVYERVESEKLKQMVDLEKQRMKFAKDLEMERMRIFTETQIQLEKIKKGKRAPDNERDY; encoded by the coding sequence ATGGAAGATCTGATCGAATCATCTTCTGTTACTCCGTCAACCGCACCACACTCTCGTTCATTGCCCATCCGTGAAGATTGTTGGAGTGAAGAAGCTACCTCTACTCTTGTTGATGCTTGGGGACGCCGTTATCTTGAACTTAACAGAGGTAATCTCCGTCAGAAGGACTGGCAAGATGTTGCTGATACCGTCAACGCTCTTCACGGCCATACCAAGAAAACGCACCGTACTGATGTCCAGTGCAAGAACCGGATCGACACCATTAAGAAGAAATACAAGATCGAGAAATCTCGTGTCGTTTCCTCCAACGGTACCCTCACGTCGTCTTGGCCCTTTTTTGAACGCCTTGACGCTTTGATTGGATCtaattttaattcatctatTAAGAAACCGCCCTCTCCGTCCCTCTCCCCGTCTCCTCCCGTGGCTCTCCCGCTGCATCCTTCTTACCGGAGGACTCCTCCGGTTAGTTCAACTCCGCCGCCGCAGCCAGCGGCCCTGGCGGTGGCGTTGCCACAGAAGAGGACTTTGCCGGTGGATGATGGTGGTTATTTTAGGAGGAATTATTCGGCAATGGCAGCGGCAGCGGCAGCACAAGAGTCAGATagcgaggaggaggaggaggaagaggaggaggaggagtttgaggcaggggagagagagagcgtAGAGGAGGATGGGGAGGGGGAAGGGATTAAGAGATTGGCACGTGCGGTAGAGAGATTTGGGGAGGTTTATGAGAGGGTGGAGAGCGAGAAGTTGAAGCAAATGGTGGATTTGGAAAAGCAAAGGATGAAGTTTGCTAAGGATTTGGAAATGGAAAGGATGAGGATCTTCACCGAGACGCAGATTCAGCTTGAGAAGATCAAGAAGGGTAAGCGTGCACCGGATAATGAGAGGGATTATTGA
- the LOC7490933 gene encoding subtilisin-like protease 4, whose translation MEDRRVKILPTMLVTILLFLTFMFSSTRARAVIDPLLSSSSTKSIIKQENNLVTYIIFLKKPEDMVSAEREELDSWYQSFLPAVTTSSSNQQRLVHSYHNVVTGFAAKLTEKEAKAMEMKEGFVSAHPQKVFHVKTTHTPNFLGLQQNLGFWNHSNYGKGVIIGVLDTGITPSHPSFSDEGMPPPPAKWKGKCEFNGTLCNNKLIGARNFDSAGKPPVDDNGHGTHTASTAAGSRVQGASFYDQLNGTAVGIASSAHLAIYQVCSGFGSCEESNILAGMDTAVEDGADVLSLSLGAGSLPFYEDSIAIGAFGAIQKGIFVSCAAGNEGPFKESLSNEAPWILTVGASTVDRSIRATVLLGNKASYDGQSFFQPTNFSSTLLPLIYAGANGSDTAAFCDPGSLKDVDVKGKVVLCESGGFSESVDKGQEVKDAGGAAMIIMNDELSGNITTADFHVLPASDVTYADGLSIKAYINSTSSPMATILFKGTVFGVPYAPQLADFSSRGPSLESPGILKPDIIGPGVDILAAWPYAVDNNRNTKSTFNMISGTSMATPHLSGIAALLKSSHPDWSPAAIKSAIMTTANLTNLGGTPITDDSFGPVDVFAIGSGHVNPTKADDPGLVYDIQPDDYIPYLCGLGYNNTEVGIIVQRPVTCSNSSSIPEAQLNYPSFSIKLGSSPQTYTRTVTNVGPFKSSYIAEIIAPQGVDVKVTPNAIPFGGGDPKAAYSVTFTRTANVNLPFSQGYLNWVSADHVVRNPIAVTFE comes from the coding sequence ATGGAAGATAGGAGGGTCAAAATATTACCAACTATGTTGGTTACGATCCTTCTTTTTCTCACTTTCATGTTTAGCTCAACACGGGCTCGAGCTGTTATTGATCCATTATTAAGTTCATCCAGCACTAAATCCATTATAAAGCAGGAAAACAACTTGGTAACTTACATTATCTTCTTAAAGAAACCGGAAGATATGGTGTCTGCAGAACGCGAAGAACTTGATAGCTGGTATCAATCATTTTTACCAGCAGTTACCACCTCAAGCTCAAACCAACAGCGCTTGGTACATTCCTACCACAACGTGGTCACGGGGTTTGCTGCAAAACTTACAGAGAAGGAAGCAAAGGCTATGGAAATGAAGGAAGGGTTCGTGTCAGCCCATCCCCAGAAGGTTTTCCATGTGAAGACAACTCATACTCCTAACTTCTTGGGTCTACAGCAAAATTTAGGATTTTGGAACCACTCCAATTATGGAAAAGGAGTGATAATTGGAGTCTTGGACACTGGAATAACACCAAGTCACCCTTCATTTAGTGACGAAGGAATGCCTCCTCCACCAGCAAAATGGAAAGGGAAATGTGAATTTAATGGAACTCTATGTAACAACAAGCTTATTGGTGCAAGGAATTTTGATTCTGCAGGTAAACCCCCAGTTGATGATAATGGACATGGGACACACACAGCAAGCACTGCTGCTGGAAGTCGAGTACAAGGTGCGAGCTTTTATGATCAGCTCAATGGAACTGCAGTTGGCATAGCTTCCTCAGCTCACCTGGCAATATATCAAGTTTGCAGCGGGTTTGGTTCTTGTGAGGAAAGCAATATATTAGCTGGAATGGACACTGCAGTAGAGGATGGCGCCGATGTGCTCTCACTGTCCCTTGGTGCTGGATCGCTACCATTCTACGAGGATTCAATTGCAATAGGTGCATTTGGTGCAATTCAAAAGGGCATTTTTGTGAGTTGTGCTGCAGGGAATGAAGGACCTTTTAAAGAATCATTATCAAATGAGGCCCCATGGATCCTCACTGTAGGAGCAAGTACCGTTGACAGAAGCATAAGAGCAACGGTGTTGCTTGGAAATAAGGCGTCATATGATGGGCAATCCTTTTTCCAGCCAACAAATTTTTCTTCAACGTTGTTGCCACTTATTTATGCTGGTGCTAATGGTAGTGATACAGCGGCATTCTGCGATCCAGGATCCTTGAAAGATGTTGATGTCAAGGGAAAGGTTGTGTTGTGTGAGAGTGGTGGATTTTCAGAATCAGTTGATAAAGGCCAAGAAGTGAAGGATGCTGGTGGTGCTGCAATGATTATCATGAATGATGAGCTTTCTGGCAACATTACCACAGCCGATTTCCATGTACTGCCGGCATCAGATGTTACTTATGCTGATGGCTTGAGTATCAAAGCCTATATAAACTCAACATCATCACCGATGGCCACGATACTTTTTAAAGGAACTGTTTTTGGGGTTCCGTATGCCCCCCAGCTTGCTGACTTTTCCTCAAGAGGCCCAAGTTTGGAAAGTCCAGGGATCTTGAAGCCAGACATTATAGGCCCTGGCGTTGACATTCTAGCTGCATGGCCATATGCTGTGGACAACAACAGGAATACAAAATCCACATTTAACATGATTTCAGGCACCTCAATGGCTACTCCTCATCTTAGTGGGATTGCAGCATTGCTTAAAAGCTCGCACCCTGACTGGTCACCTGCTGCCATAAAATCTGCAATAATGACTACTGCTAATTTAACGAATCTTGGAGGAACGCCAATTACTGATGATAGCTTTGGTCCAGTTGATGTGTTTGCCATTGGTTCAGGCCATGTGAACCCAACAAAAGCAGATGATCCAGGGCTTGTTTATGATATCCAACCCGACGATTACATTCCTTACTTATGCGGTCTTGGTTACAATAACACAGAGGTAGGAATCATCGTGCAGCGCCCTGTGACATGCTCAAACAGTTCCAGCATACCAGAAGCACAGCTAAACTATCcttcattttctataaaattggGGTCAAGTCCTCAGACTTACACAAGAACAGTAACAAATGTTGGCCCTTTCAAATCATCTTACATTGCTGAGATCATTGCACCACAAGGTGTTGATGTTAAAGTAACACCCAATGCAATTCCATTTGGCGGGGGGGATCCAAAAGCAGCCTATTCAGTGACATTTACTCGAACTGCCAACGTGAACTTGCCATTTTCTCAGGGATATCTGAATTGGGTTTCTGCTGATCATGTTGTTAGAAACCCAATTGCAGTTACATTTGAATAA
- the LOC18094427 gene encoding copper chaperone for superoxide dismutase, chloroplastic/cytosolic: MAFLRSVTNTTKVAIPASALPDASALSSISTSSPYPKPRNLSFLSPSSSLLSSTASGLVKNLTQPPSALNMETPASNHMSISQDNVTLPELFTEFMVDMKCDGCVNSVKNKLQSVNGVKNVEVDLANQVVRILGSSPVNTMTEALEQTGRNARLIGQGIPEDFLVSAAVAEFKGPEIFGVVRFAQVNMDLARIEANFTGLSLGKHGWSINEFGDLTEGAASTGKVFNPTNQGTELEPLGDLGTLYVDEKGDAFFSGTIQKLRIADLIGRSLVVYGTEDKSDKGLTAAVIARSAGVGENYKKICTCDGTTIWESSNNDFVAGKV, translated from the exons ATGGCTTTTCTCAGGTCAGTAACAAACACAACAAAGGTTGCCATACCTGCCTCTGCTTTACCTGATGCCTCTGCTCTCTCATCTATATCTACTTCTTCTCCATATCCCAAACCCCGaaacctttcttttctctccccatcatcttctcttctctcctcaactgcCTCTGGCCTTGTAAAGAATTTGACTCAGCCTCCTTCTGCCCTTAACATGGAAACACCTGCATCGAATCACATGTCCATCTCACAG gataATGTAACCCTGCCTGAGTTATTT ACAGAATTTATGGTGGATATGAAGTGTGATGGCTGTGTTAATTCAGTAAAGAATAAGTTACAAAGTGTTAATG GAGTGAAGAATGTGGAGGTTGATTTGGCGAATCAAGTGGTGAGAATCCTCGGGTCGTCTCCAGTGAATACTATGACTGAAGCTTTAGAGCAGACAGGTCGAAATGCTAGATTAATTGGCCAAGGGATCCCTGAAG ACTTTTTAGTGTCTGCTGCTGTTGCTGAATTCAAAGGTCCAGAAATTTTTGGTGTTGTTCGCTTTGCTCAGGTGAATATGGATCTAGCTAGGATCGAAGCCAACTTTACTGGATTGTCACTTGGTAAACACGGCTGGTCTATCAATGAGTTTGGTGATCTAACAGAAGGAGCAGCAAGCACTGGGAAAGTGTTTAATCCAACAAATCAAGGAACTGAACTAGAG CCTCTTGGCGACCTGGGAACATTATATGTCGATGAGAAAGGAGATGCCTTCTTCTCGGGCACCATACAGAAGCTAAGAATTGCAGATCTGATTGGGAGATCACTAGTAGTATATGGAACTGAAGATAAATCAGATAAAGGTCTAACAGCAGCAGTAATTGCTAGAAGTGCAGGAGTTGGTGAGAATTACAAAAAGATTTGTACATGTGATGGGACGACCATATGGGAATCCAGTAATAACGATTTTGTTGCCGGTAAGGTTTGA